One part of the Lotus japonicus ecotype B-129 chromosome 2, LjGifu_v1.2 genome encodes these proteins:
- the LOC130737018 gene encoding uncharacterized protein LOC130737018 yields MEVIDLDFDFFVVRFANRVDYAHVFTGGPWVIMGHYLVIQQWRPMFIPAKGELTRVAVWFRVPGFPVECYDQEVLQEIGRNVGRFVKVDDHTWNTMADKGQRGAATERARFARICVEVDLRKTLVSKFVFEDEEFKIEYEGLNMICFECGKFGHKKETCPHQKGDTGAQNATEQNKEAQPTTQGEDFGPWMIVKRPSRTTARRPPPKPAGGKGGGTRFSVLETMDIDGNQGISNFTSGNPENSGQIQIPKSNQPARNIPSAEVVMDKSVGPTSSSNSKNYKIMSGGQSTNSSTSLEETNDEPIMAAPTVTNPVPTLALQSSVKNPGKVNPNHDAYFAPERADVTNPRPTPPPQQNKVGPASSLGAASKGVPLLLKDLVFRHHVSCIALFEPRVSATKLPMIMKTVGLDDCFVVEAEGFSGGIWIFWSKSWGSVEVLYSHRQLVHLRIKPNNGQPHFLVTFVYGSPNVSLRDFLWRELRQLASHITEPWVVMGDFNTYLHASDKVGGGPPNMLSMSKFRNCIEECSLSDLGFKGPPFTWEGRGVKERIDWTLGNDQWLAYFPEASVLHLPKLKSDHKPMLLQLCENQEDVALRPFRFMAAWLTHEDFPRLVESSWNNQEAWIPASDKFREEAISWNRNIFGEIGRTKRKLMRRLEGINNRLRMAHVPYLVKLQDRLWKEYQKVLFQEELLWKQKSRVSWLNHGDKNTRFFHTATMTRRKRNKIEALSNDEGVVITNPHTLRCMAVEFFRHLYTSSGDTVTYHIRDAFPQLPEDELRDISKPLLAEEIKQAAFSMGALKAPGPDGLNPLFFQSQWHVIEQSVVNFIHECVQRPEKIKEEVLHFMRYLKRKKGWLAIKVDLEKAYDRLDWNFLRDTLLEVGLEQQLCDLILNCVSLSSFQIMFNGSKTDSFTPTRGIRQGDPLSPYLFVLCMERLAHHIQREVDNSNWKPIYLSKHGPPITHLFFADDLLLFGEAYPPQVNIMMKCLDEFSKASGQKVSKNKSHMFISPNVHRDEAHFLSRLAGIHLTSDLGKYLGVPLLHKAPTRATYNFILEKAQKRLSSWKASTLSLAGRVTLAKSVVASLPSYCMQTMLIPKSVCEKLDQLQRNFVWGSENGKRKVSQVSWEVICSPKKQGGLGFRRTSDFNEALLMKAGWELIHNPNSLWVRVLRGKYGCGTNVVPEVNKNNRESLIWRGIRSTWHRVISGCSWNVRDGTSARFWKDPWIMSGHVLQNLATNPIPHHDMDLPMADFYDLDRGWELDHFQHILPRAIVEEITTFHSVQPDGGRDEVMWSGTPSGEFSTKSAYDLICNDHSHRQEESIWKLIWSIKGPQRVRVFLWKLCNRGVLTNAIRVRRHMGACDLCPMCQAATEDYSHIFRDCVAVRSFWTSAMAGRSSIAFFDADWPTWVAANISGQFQGRMGVEWPRFFASTLSAIWRMRNDLVFNHHPHSTARIWYFMRALGMEESTSSSVQAPSLSTLQGQHQGIFDCSPTRNTLSGWIKPDAGWRKINVDGAMSYDRQASCGGVIRDEMGRWLRGFSWNFGTFSSANVCLTELMAVKAAVEAAMSLDLSRVIVESDSLDVINLLHEPVSTSHRYGHVVSSILHLQREHESLVFQYTPRECNSVADFIAKVGLSLHYGQHWFEHPFGECHSLILRDAPMSSSIATSA; encoded by the exons ATGGAGGTAATTGATCTGGATTTTGACTTCTTTGTAGTCAGATTTGCCAATAGGGTCGACTATGCTCATGTCTTCACCGGCGGACCGTGGGTCATCATGGGGCACTACTTGGTGATCCAACAATGGAGACCGATGTTTATTCCTGCTAAAGGTGAACTGACCAGAGTCGCAGTTTGGTTCCGGGTTCCAGGCTTTCCTGTGGAATGCTATGATCAGGAGGTTCTTCAGGAAATTGGCAGGAACGTAGGCAGATTCGTCAAAGTGGATGACCACACCTGGAACACTATGGCCGACAAAGGACAACGAGGGGCTGCAACTGAGCGTGCACGTTTCGCAAGGATCTGTGTCGAAGTCGATCTCAGAAAGACTCTTGTTTCCAAGTTTGTCTTTGAGGATGAGGAGTTCAAGATTGAATATGAAGGCTTGAATATGATTTGCTTCGAATGTGGCAAATTTGGCCATAAAAAAGAGACATGTCCTCATCAGAAAGGGGATACCGGCGCTCAGAATGCTACTGAACAGAACAAGGAGGCCCAACCAACTACTCAAGGGGAAGACTTTGGCCCTTGGATGATAGTGAAGCGGCCGTCGAGAACCACCGCAAGGCGACCGCCACCAAAACCAGCTGGCGGCAAGGGAGGTGGCACTAGGTTTTCCGTTTTGGAAACTATGGACATTGACGGAAATCAAGGAATTTCCAATTTTACTTCTGGTAATCCCGAGAATTCCGGTCAGATTCAAATTCCCAAGTCAAATCAGCCGGCAAGGAATATTCCCTCTGCAGAAGTTGTTATGGACAAATCTGTGGGCCCCACTTCCTCAAGTAATTCAAAAAACTATAAGATTATGTCGGGTGGGCAGTCTACAAATTCCAGCACGAGTCTTGAGGAGACTAATGATGAGCCAATTATGGCTGCACCAACCGTTACGAATCCTGTGCCAACCCTAGCCCTACAGTCAAGCGTCAAGAATCCAGGGAAAGTCAATCCCAATCATGATGCGTACTTTGCTCCGGAAAGGGCTGACGTCACCAATCCTAGACCCACACCGCCGCCCCAGCAGAATAAAGTGGGTCCCGCTTCCTCCTT GGGTGCTGCTTCTAAAGGGGTTCCTCTCCTACTTAAAGATCTTGTTTTTAGACATCATGTTTCTTGCATAGCTCTTTTTGAGCCTAGAGTTAGTGCCACCAAGCTTCCCATGATCATGAAGACAGTAGGTTTGGATGACTGCTTTGTGGTGGAAGCGGAGGGTTTTTCTGGTGGTATTTGGATCTTTTGGTCCAAGAGTTGGGGTTCAGTGGAAGTGTTGTATTCCCACCGTCAACTGGTCCACTTACGGATTAAACCTAATAATGGTCAACCACACTTTCTAGTCACCTTCGTGTATGGCAGTCCAAATGTCTCTCTTAGAGACTTTCTTTGGAGGGAATTGCGTCAACTTGCCTCGCACATAACGGAGCCTTGGGTTGTCATGGGCGATTTCAATACCTACCTTCATGCTTCTGATAAAGTGGGAGGTGGCCCTCCAAATATGTTATCCATGTCAAAATTCAGGAACTGTATAGAGGAATGCTCTCTCTCTGACCTTGGTTTCAAAGGCCCCCCTTTCACTTGGGAGGGTAGAGGAGTAAAAGAGAGGATCGATTGGACACTGGGGAATGACCAATGGCTTGCATATTTTCCGGAAGCTTCAGTCCTCCATCTTCCCAAACTTAAGTCTGATCATAAACCTATGCTTCTTCAGTTATGTGAGAATCAGGAAGATGTGGCTCTTCGCCCCTTCCGCTTTATGGCAGCGTGGCTAACCCATGAGGATTTCCCTCGCCTTGTTGAATCCTCTTGGAACAATCAGGAAGCTTGGATCCCTGCTTCTGATAAGTTCAGGGAAGAGGCTATCTCTTGGAATAGAAATATTTTTGGTGAGATTGGTCGAACCAAAAGGAAACTTATGAGAAGATTAGAGGGAATCAATAATAGGCTCCGTATGGCTCATGTCCCCTACCTTGTGAAGCTTCAAGATCGGCTTTGGAAAGAGTACCAGAAGGTGTTGTTCCAAGAAGAACTTCTTTGGAAGCAAAAATCTAGAGTTTCCTGGCTTAATCATGGAGATAAGAACACTCGATTCTTCCACACCGCCACAATGACGCGCCGCAAGCGTAACAAAATTGAAGCTTTATCCAATGACGAGGGAGTGGTGATTACCAATCCGCACACCCTCCGTTGCATGGCAGTGGAATTTTTCCGCCACCTTTACACGAGCTCAGGAGATACTGTAACATACCACATCAGAGATGCCTTCCCACAGCTTCCTGAAGATGAACTTCGAGACATCTCCAAACCGTTGCTGGCTGAGGAGATTAAACAAGCCGCTTTTAGCATGGGGGCTTTAAAGGCACCTGGACCAGATGGCCTCAACCCACTCTTCTTCCAATCACAATGGCATGTCATTGAGCAATCAGTGGTTAATTTTATTCATGAATGCGTTCAGAGACCAGAGAAAATAAAAGAG GAGGTGCTCCACTTTATGCGCTACCTGAAGCGTAAGAAAGGTTGGCTAGCTATAAAGGTTGACCTAGAGAAGGCTTATGATAGACTCGATTGGAACTTCTTAAGGGATACTCTTTTGGAGGTGGGCCTAGAGCAGCAGCTTTGTGATTTGATCCTTAATTGCGTCTCCTTGAGCTCCTTCCAAATCATGTTCAATGGCAGCAAAACTGATAGTTTTACTCCCACTAGAGGTATTCGCCAAGGGGATCCTCTATCACCATACTTGTTTGTCTTGTGCATGGAGCGTTTGGCCCATCATATCCAAAGGGAGGTAGATAATTCTAATTGGAAACCTATCTATCTCTCTAAACATGGTCCGCCTATTACACACCTCTTTTTTGCAGATGATCTTTTACTCTTTGGAGAAGCCTATCCTCCTCAGGTTAATATTATGATGAAGTGTCTTGATGAGTTTAGCAAGGCCTCCGGTCAGAAGGTTAGCAAAAACAAGTCTCATATGTTTATTTCCCCTAATGTGCACCGGGATGAGGCTCATTTCCTAAGCAGATTGGCAGGCATCCATCTTACATCAGATCTGGGAAAGTACCTTGGGGTCCCTCTCCTACATAAAGCTCCAACAAGAGCTACTTACAACTTCATCCTCGAGAAAGCTCAGAAGCGGTTATCGTCTTGGAAAGCCTCTACGCTAAGCCTAGCAGGGAGAGTGACTTTGGCGAAATCGGTTGTGGCATCCTTACCGTCATATTGCATGCAAACCATGTTGATTCCGAAATCCGTTTGTGAGAAGTTGGACCAACTTCAAAGGAACTTTGTGTGGGGCTCTGAGAATGGGAAAAGAAAGGTTAGTCAAGTTAGCTGGGAAGTAATCTGCAGTCCCAAGAAGCAAGGCGGCCTTGGTTTTAGGAGAACTTCTGATTTCAATGAAGCTCTCCTCATGAAGGCGGGTTGGGAACTAATCCATAACCCCAATTCGTTATGGGTGAGGGTCCTCCGTGGAAAATATGGCTGCGGAACTAATGTGGTTCCAGAGGTGAATAAGAACAATCGGGAGTCGCTTATCTGGAGAGGCATCCGCTCTACTTGGCATCGGGTGATATCGGGCTGTAGCTGGAATGTCAGGGATGGCACATCTGCTCGCTTCTGGAAGGACCCTTGGATAATGTCAGGTCATGTTCTGCAGAACTTGGCAACAAACCCAATTCCCCATCACGATATGGATCTCCCTATGGCAGATTTCTATGACTTAGACAGAGGTTGGGAGTTAGATCACTTTCAGCATATATTACCTCGTGCAATAGTTGAGGAGATCACCACTTTCCACTCAGTGCAACCAGACGGTGGTAGAGATGAAGTTATGTGGTCCGGGACACCATCTGGAGAATTCTCTACTAAGTCTGCCTACGACCTAATTTGTAATGATCACTCTCATCGTCAAGAAGAGAGCATTTGGAAGCTTATCTGGAGTATCAAAGGACCTCAACGGGTTCGAGTATTTCTCTGGAAGCTGTGTAATCGTGGGGTTTTGACGAATGCTATTCGAGTTAGAAGGCACATGGGAGCCTGCGACCTTTGCCCTATGTGCCAAGCCGCGACGGAAGACTATTCTCACATTTTTCGAGATTGTGTTGCGGTACGCTCGTTCTGGACATCAGCCATGGCAGGGAGATCTTCAATCGCCTTCTTCGATGCAGATTGGCCTACATGGGTAGCTGCCAATATCAGTGGTCAGTTCCAAGGTCGAATGGGGGTCGAGTGGCCTCGCTTCTTTGCGTCGACTTTGTCTGCCATTTGGAGGATGAGAAATGACTTGGTCTTTAATCATCACCCTCACAGTACTGCTCGCATTTGGTACTTCATGCGAGCTCTTGGCATGGAGGAAAGTACATCTTCTTCTGTTCAGGCCCCCTCTCTATCGACTCTCCAAGGGCAGCATCAAGGAATTTTTGATTGCAGTCCAACGCGAAATACCTTGTCTGGTTGGATCAAACCGGATGCTGGGTGGCGCAAAATTAACGTAGATggtgccatgagctacgatcgCCAAGCTAGTTGTGGTGGGGTTATCCGTGATGAGATGGGGCGCTGGTTAAGGGGTTTTAGTTGGAACTTTGGAACCTTTTCTTCAGCTAATGTTTGCCTCACGGAACTGATGGCGGTGAAAGCAGCGGTAGAGGCAGCCATGAGCTTAGATTTATCACGTGTGATAGTTGAATCTGATTCCTTGGATGTTATTAACCTTCTTCATGAGCCAGTCTCTACTTCTCATCGTTATGGACATGTTGTCTCGTCTATCCTGCATCTACAGCGAGAGCACGAGTCTCTTGTCTTCCAATATACTCCGCGGGAATGCAATTCAGTTGCAGATTTCATTGCGAAAGTTGGGCTCAGCCTCCACTACGGGCAACACTGGTTCGAACACCCTTTTGGGGAGTGTCATTCCCTCATCTTGCGGGATGCTCCTATGAGTAGCTCTATTGCTACCTCTGCTTAG
- the LOC130739464 gene encoding uncharacterized protein LOC130739464: MSTAAKKTGPPKHQNKVAWKPNAGRKINETEVGGRFRPLSEITGVCPRCRDQIDWKRRYGKYKPLAEPAKCQRCTKRAVRQAYHNLCSGCAKEHRVCAKCCCSVARIVGRDSEEVEAEQKMLEEAIKNARERERRSLLRAMNKDKPKSSKDTPTDTKDMKVGQLFPNASLDDYARQKNRVNEDLDDGEIHDSKHDDCDGEVCDDEDDNSSENKDSDEDNEDNEADVPDQMNAK, translated from the exons atgagcaCCGCCGCCAAGAAAACTGGGCCGCCGAAGCACCAGAACAAGGTTGCTTGGAAACCCAACGCCGGCCGCAAGATCAACGAAACT GAAGTTGGAGGAAGGTTCAGACCTCTCTCTGAGATCACCGGTGTGTGCCCTCGTTGCAGGGATCAGATTGATTGGAAACGCCGCTATGGAAAGTACAAGCCTCTAGCTGAACCTGCCAAATG TCAGAGATGTACCAAGCGTGCTGTTCGTCAAGCTTATCATAACTTGTGTTCTG GCTGTGCCAAGGAGCATCGTGTATGTGCAAAATGTTGTTGCAGCGTTGCCCGTATAGTTGGAAG GGACTCTGAGGAAGTTGAGGCCGAGCAAAAGATGCTTGAGGAG GCCATTAAGAACGCTcgggagagagaaaggagatcCCTATTGCGAGCT ATGAACAAAGACAAACCTAAGAGTTCTAAAGATACCCCAACAGATACTAAAGATATGAAAGTTGGACAATTATTTCCAAATGCATCCCTGGATGATTATGCCAGACAGAAGAATAGAGTTAACGAGGATCTTGATGATGGTGAAATTCATGATAGTAAACATGATGATTGTGACGGTGAAGtctgtgatgatgaagatgataacaGCAGCGAGAAtaaagattctgatgaggataATGAAGACAATGAGGCCGATGTTCCTGATCAAATGAATGCCAAATAA
- the LOC130739465 gene encoding uncharacterized protein LOC130739465, translating into MGSTEINWDRLDKTKFYVVGAGLFTGVTVALYPISVVKTRLQVASKETMERSALSVVKGLLRTDGIPGLYKGFGTVITGAIPARIIFLTALETTKAASFKMIEPFKLSETAQAAIANGFAGMTSSLMSQAVFVPIDVISQKLMVQGYSGHAQYSGGLDVARKVLRSDGIRGLYRGFGLSVMTYSPSTAVWWASYGSSQRLLWRFLGDGDKNEKDTPSLPKIIFVQAAGGIIAGATASCITTPLDTIKTRLQVMGHEQRSSVKQVVKDLIKEDGWKGVYRGLGPRFFSMSAWGTSMILAYEYLKRLCAKDDETAGLQTGIISID; encoded by the exons ATGGGTTCTACCGAGATTAACTGGGACCG GCTAGATAAAACGAAGTTCTATGTCGTGGGAGCTGGACTGTTTACGGGTGTCACTGTGGCGCTCTACCCTATCTCTGTTGTGAAGACTAGGCTGCAGGTTGCCTCAAAGGAAACTATGGAGAGAAGTGCACTTTCTGTTGTGAAAGGATTGCTTAGAACGGATGGTATACCTGGTTTGTATAAAGGGTTTGGAACGGTCATCACTGGTGCAATTCCTGCCAGAATCATATTCCTCACTGCCTTAGAGACAACAAAGGCTGCTTCCTTCAAGATGATCGAGCCGTTTAAACTATCTGAAACGGCCCAGGCTGCCATAGCAAATGGATTTGCGGGAATGACATCATCGCTTATGTCACAAGCCGTGTTTGTTCCAATTGATGTG ATTAGCCAAAAGTTGATGGTGCAAGGATACTCAGGCCATGCCCAGTATAGTGGGGGTTTGGATGTTGCTCGTAAGGTGTTAAGGTCTGATGGCATCAGGGGATTATATAGAGGCTTTGGTCTATCTGTTATGACTTATTCGCCATCTACCGCTGTATGGTGGGCGAGTTATGGCTCAAGTCAGCGCTTGTTATGGAG GTTCTTGGGAGATGGTGACAAAAATGAGAAAGACACTCCTAGTCTGCCGAAGATTATTTTTGTTCAGGCTGCTGGAGGGATTATTGCTGGTGCTACTGCATCCTGCATCACAACCCCATTGGATACTATCAAGACAAGGTTACAG GTGATGGGACATGAACAGAGAAGCTCTGTAAAACAAGTTGTTAAAGACTTAATCAAAGAAGATGGTTGGAAAGGTGTATATAGAGGATTAGGTCCAAGATTTTTCAGCATGTCTGCATGGGGTACTTCAATGATATTGGCTTATGAATATCTGA AGCGTTTGTGTGCAAAAGATGATGAGACAGCTGGTCTGCAAACTGGTATTATTTCAATTGATTAG